Proteins co-encoded in one Thamnophis elegans isolate rThaEle1 chromosome 1, rThaEle1.pri, whole genome shotgun sequence genomic window:
- the MPEG1 gene encoding macrophage-expressed gene 1 protein — MSPSTAISLSLMFIMWTCCAQEQPEWHPPPTGFQKCQEAFKRPMLGVLPGGGWDNLRNLDMGRVMNLNYSFCKTTKDGAYIIPNDVFTIALKQTLLEMNSEIIESWMDYQCTTAVSINAGLSFSHINGRFSSDFRRAKTHQVRDKSVSTKVQVRNVMYSVKMDPTAKLDEGFHQQLVTIANHLEKNKTQMANYLAEILVLNYGTHVLTGVDVGASLVQEDYIKATFLKDGQSRRSAITAAAGISFQNIINFNMGVSVGTEDNLNKQYQGNRTSSRVESFGGLPFYPGITLKTWQESITNQLVALDRSGLPLPFFITPNNLPGLPIPILTKLSKTIESAIDRYYTFNTYPGCINPASPNFNFHANVDDGTCEGTATNFTFGGVYQVCARLEGPDADGLCKALEQKNPLTGDFSCPVGYTSVKLQTQQREEGFSHLDCHRDCFLWKLFCKWICNDIFTLSKVQFSSYWCAARGPVPETSAFLFGGLFSAKSTNPVTNAKSCPSRYYSVKLFDQLKVCVSSDERGKRHSVPFGGFFSCQIGNPLSRLPNGTENDSYLKGCPAGFSQHLALISDGCQVEYCVQAGRFTDKSLPQARLPPFTHKPAISFLATDIILVTSSNGDQTWIKDPQTQRWKLANSEDVLHYLKRGGDAGGSLSNGEAAGITIAATAGLAILIGLVVRVCKRYKKREFSKIEGEKTCLISNNPVYGLLPEMEDTLQPEQEKQPV, encoded by the coding sequence ATGAGTCCTTCTACAGCAATCTCTCTCTCCTTGATGTTCATAATGTGGACATGCTGTGCACAAGAACAACCAGAGTGGCATCCTCCTCCTACTGGATTTCAGAAGTGCCAAGAAGCCTTCAAGCGTCCTATGTTGGGAGTTCTTCCTGGAGGTGGCTGGGATAACCTGAGGAACTTGGATATGGGTAGAGTGATGAACCTCAATTACTCTTTCTGTAAAACTACAAAAGATGGGGCTTACATCATCCCCAATGACGTCTTCACCATTGCTCTTAAACAAACTTTGCTGGAGATGAACTCGGAGATCATTGAGTCTTGGATGGATTATCAATGTACCACTGCTGTTTCCATCAATGCAGGGCTGTCTTTTTCCCATATCAACGGCAGGTTCTCCAGTGACTTCCGCAGGGCAAAAACTCACCAAGTGAGAGATAAGTCTGTGTCCACAAAAGTTCAGGTCAGGAATGTGATGTACTCTGTAAAAATGGACCCTACTGCAAAGTTAGATGAAGGCTTCCATCAACAGCTTGTCACCATTGCTAACCACCTGGAGAAAAACAAAACTCAAATGGCTAACTACTTGGCAGAAATCTTAGTGTTGAACTATGGCACTCATGTTCTCACTGGAGTAGATGTTGGAGCCAGCCTTGTTCAGGAGGACTATATCAAAGCTACCTTTCTGAAAGATGGTCAATCCAGGAGAAGTGCTATCACTGCTGCAGCTGGTATCTCTTTCCAAAACATCATCAACTTTAATATGGGTGTTTCAGTGGGCACAGAAGACAATTTAAACAAGCAATACCAAGGCAATCGTACTAGTTCTAGAGTGGAGAGCTTTGGGGGTCTGCCTTTTTATCCTGGGATTACCCTGAAAACCTGGCAAGAAAGCATCACCAACCAGCTGGTGGCTCTTGACCGTTCAGGCTTGCCTTTGCCATTCTTCATCACCCCAAATAATTTGCCAGGACTTCCCATCCCCATCCTGACGAAATTATCCAAGACTATAGAATCTGCCATTGACCGCTATTATACATTCAACACTTATCCTGGCTGCATAAATCCAGCCTCACCCAACTTCAACTTCCATGCCAACGTGGATGATGGCACTTGTGAAGGGACAGCAACCAATTTTACCTTTGGAGGAGTCTACCAAGTGTGTGCTCGATTAGAAGGCCCTGATGCTGATGGGCTCTGCAAAGCCCTGGAGCAGAAGAACCCCCTCACTGGAGACTTCTCCTGCCCTGTGGGTTACACCTCCGTCAAACTGCAAACTCAACAACGTGAGGAAGGATTCAGCCACTTAGATTGCCACCGAGATTGCTTTCTTTGGAAACTCTTCTGCAAGTGGATTTGCAATGACATTTTCACACTCTCCAAAGTGCAGTTTAGCTCCTACTGGTGTGCAGCAAGGGGCCCAGTCCCTGAAACCTCCGCATTTCTCTTTGGAGGGCTCTTCAGTGCCAAGAGTACCAATCCTGTCACTAATGCTAAGTCCTGTCCATCCAGGTACTACTCAGTGAAGCTTTTTGACCAGCTCAAAGTTTGTGTGAGTAGTGATGAGAGGGGAAAGCGACATTCGGTGCCCTTTGGGGGGTTCTTTAGTTGCCAAATTGGAAACCCCCTGTCCAGATTGCCTAATGGGACTGAAAATGACTCATACCTCAAAGGGTGTCCGGCAGGATTCAGCCAGCACCTGGCTCTGATCAGCGATGGGTGTCAAGTGGAATACTGTGTCCAAGCTGGCCGTTTTACAGATAAGTCTCTACCTCAAGCCCGGCTGCCCCCCTTCACCCACAAGCCAGCCATCAGCTTCCTTGCTACTGATATAATCCTCGTTACAAGCAGCAATGGAGATCAGACCTGGATCAAGGATCCACAGACTCAGCGATGGAAGTTGGCCAACTCGGAGGATGTGCTCCACTACCTGAAGAGAGGTGGGGATGCTGGTGGGAGTCTATCAAATGGAGAAGCAGCAGGGATCACCATTGCAGCCACTGCTGGCTTGGCCATTTTAATCGGACTAGTTGTCCGTGTATGTAAGAGATACAAGAAAAGGGAGTTTAGcaagatagagggagagaagacATGTCTGATATCTAATAATCCTGTTTATGGCCTCCTGCCTGAAATGGAGGATACACTCCAGCCAGAGCAGGAAAAACAACCAGTTTAG